One candidate division WOR-3 bacterium genomic window, AGAAAAAGTAGAGAAGGTTATTTCCTGAGTTAACTGCTGCGAAGCCGAGTAAAAGGGTGAGTGCCGCATAATACCTTCCCCATTTCTTTAGTTTTACGTAAGAAACAAAGGGTTTTGGTTTTCTCGGCATTTACCTTGGGACTGGGATTTTTTCTATGAAATCTTTTAAGAAAATAGACACATCACATTCGGGGACGTCGCAAATAACCCTGTGGCTTGCGATGTAAGGGAATATTTCCTTCACATCCTCAGGAATTACATAATTGCGCCCTTCTATGATTGCCTTTGCCCGTGCACATTTTAATAGGTGTATGGAAGCCCTCGAACTCAAGCCTTCCTTAATGGAGGGATTATTTCGTGTAGAGATAACGATTTCCGAGATGTAATCAATTATTGAATCATCGACCGTTACCTTTGCAACTTCTTGCTGTATTTTTAGAAGTTCATCCTTGGTCATTTGTTGATTTAAGTAAGGAATTAACTCCCTTGGGTCTCCGGTTTTTAAAATTTCCTGTTCTACCTCCTTTGAAGGGTAGTCAATGTTGATCTTCATGAGAAATCTGTCCGTCTGGGTTATTGGAAGGGGGAAGGTTCCTGCATAATCCATAGGATTCTGGGTTGCAAAAACTATGAAAGGTTTTTCAAGTTCATAGGTTTTTCCTTCAATGGTGACCTGCCTTTCCTCCATCACTTCTATTAGTGCGCTCTGGGTCTTGGGAGAAGCCCTGTTGATCTCGTCAATGAGGACAAAGTTGGCAAATATTGGTCCGGGCCGGAATTCAAAGTTCCCTGTTTTTAGGTTGTAAATATTTGTTCCAAGGATATCAGAAGGTAAAACATCACTGGTAAACTGGATACGGCGGAAGGATAATCCAAAGATTTTTGCAAAAGTAAGTACAAAGGTTGTTTTTCCGACACCGGTGGGTCCCTCAAGGAGCACATGGCCATCGGCCACAATTGCAGTCAGAACAGCCTTAATGATTTCGTCTTGCCCTTTAATAACCTTTTTGGCTTCTTTGATAATTTTCTCAAATTGCATATTGTCAATTATAAAT contains:
- a CDS encoding MoxR family ATPase; its protein translation is MHLSQFIIDNMQFEKIIKEAKKVIKGQDEIIKAVLTAIVADGHVLLEGPTGVGKTTFVLTFAKIFGLSFRRIQFTSDVLPSDILGTNIYNLKTGNFEFRPGPIFANFVLIDEINRASPKTQSALIEVMEERQVTIEGKTYELEKPFIVFATQNPMDYAGTFPLPITQTDRFLMKINIDYPSKEVEQEILKTGDPRELIPYLNQQMTKDELLKIQQEVAKVTVDDSIIDYISEIVISTRNNPSIKEGLSSRASIHLLKCARAKAIIEGRNYVIPEDVKEIFPYIASHRVICDVPECDVSIFLKDFIEKIPVPR